The window TGCAAAGATTGCACCGTCATTCTTCGCGCTTTCAACAGGGAGGTCATTACAGGGCATCTTAAAATAATTGCATTTGTAATCACATAGCAACGCGATTTTTTCTGCTTTTATTTTCTATCTGGATGATTCGCAACAAGAAAAGCGGACTGAGCACCCGCGACGGAGTGTCTTATTATTTAACGATTTGAGCACGAATATGCGTAACATTAAGCGTTCAGGCGCATCGCTTTGCTTTGCTTTGCTTTGCTTTACTTTGCTTTGCTTTGCTTTGCAAACAGGCATATTGCCCTGCAGACGCTCCGGCTTGCGGGAAATCCTGGATAATCCATTGAAGTTGCACAGGCAAAGAGAGGCTTTGCATAGACCGCAGCGATATCATTAGCCATTATTGCGAATCTATATAATGACCAAAACCACTTTTCCCCCGAGGACCTATGCTCAATATCTATCTTATTCTTGCCATTTCCATCTGCGCCGAAACGCTTGCCACCACGATGATGAAAGCCTCTCACGGCTTCACCCAATTAGGCCCGAGCATAGTGGTGGTGATCGGTTATGCCATTTCCTTTTATGGTTTGTCACAAGTCGTAAAAACAATGAATATTGGCATCGCCTATGCGATCTGGGGCGGCATGGGTATTTTTCTTGTATCGATCATGTCATTCCTGATTTACAAACAGCGACTTGATCTGCCGGCTATTGTCGGCATGCTGTTCATTGCACTTGGCATTGTAATTATTCAGCTGTTCTCCAAATCGGTCACGCATTGAGACTGCGCTCACCAGGACAGGCTCACGTGCCCCCGGGGACAGCGTTCATGTGCCTTGGCTATAATACCGGGTCATGCATGGAGCAACGATGTGACCGAGACCGATAAAAACGTAACACTACTCCGGATTCCCGGTGTTGCCGCACTCATGTGGGTGGTGGCGCTGGGTATTGGCAGCTTCAGTATTCTGCTGCCACTGTCGCCAGACTGGGCGATCCGGGGCGGCGCCAGCGAAGCCGCGGCGGGCAGTGTGACAGCCATTCTGATGGCCTTCACCATCCTGACCCAACTGTCTGTTAACCGGGCACTCAAGCGCTTCGGCTGGGGCCCGTTGCTGGCTACGGGCTTGCTGGCGCTTGGCGCCCCTGCTCTATTACAAGCGACCTCGTCTGCCCTGTCGGTCATTCTGCTCTCAAGCGCGATTCGTGGTATTGGTTTTGGTATCCTGACTGTAAGTGGCGCAACCGCTATTGCGCTGCTGGTGCCTGCTGCAAGGCGTGGTGCAGCCGTTGGCATCTATGGACTGGCGGTAGCGGGGCCGCAACTGGTACTGGTCTCATCGGCACCCATTCTTGAGCAACTGATGGGTAAACTGGTGGTCACGCTCATCGCCACCCTGCCGGTACTGGGTTTGTTCTGGACGCAAGCCCTTGGCCGTCTGCTGAATGAGCGCAGCACGCAGCAGCATACATCCGCCATGCACGCGAGCACGCATAGCAAATCCACCTTTGCCGTGATTTCGCCGGTTTTACTATCACTGGTGATTGTGACCAGCAGCGGCGGTGCCATCCTCACATTTGCCAGCCAGATTACCGCCGACGCCTCCTCTGCCACCATCGCCCTGCTGTGCCTGACCGGCTTTGCGACACCTACCCGCTGGGCATTAGGCTCAATGAGCGACCGTTATCCTGCCCGATACCTGATCTTCGGCCTTGCCCTGGCATGCTGTCTGGGCATGGCGGCGCTCGGTGCATCGGTGCACACAGCAAACACCAGTTGGGGTCTGACAGCGCTTTATCTTGGCAGCACCCTGCTGGGAATCTCCTACGGCGGCATGCAAAGTGCAACACTGGTATGCGCCTACCAGCTTGCCGGCAACAGCCGGTTGGCTCAGGTGTCTGTCCTGTGGAATGTAACGTTTGATTTAGGCACCGGAGTTGGCGCCATGTTAACGGGGATCATTGCTGCAAGTACAGGGTTTGCAGCGGCATTCGCATTTTTGAGCGTCGCCGCGGCGCTCAGTGCGATGATTATCCTGATAAGTCTTCGACCGGCGAAAGTATAGGGATTGCGCACCCCTCCATTCCTGCTGAGCGCGTTTACCAGCGCAGCAGCCGGGGGGCCAGCACCGCGCCGATGACAGCCGGAATCAGCATGCCAGCGATATACCAGACGGCCCAGAACGCCACCTCCATCTCCGGACAATGCAGACAGTAGACAATAGTTGCCGCCGAACCGGCCAGCAACCCGGCAGCCGCGCCGGCAACGCGCAGGCGGGTTGGCGCCATGTTCCGGAGCAGCCAGAAGTTGGCGATAAAGCCCGGAATAGACAGAAAAGCAATGTTAAACGGACAACTGCGCCAGGTAGCCCCCAGGACCATGCTCAGCCGTTCTGAGGCAGGCGCAAGCCCCAGCGTCAGCACCGCAGCCACGATCACAACAATCACAGGCAGCGCCATGACCGTCCAGCTTCGACCAACCGATACGCCTGGCCGCGCCAGACGCGCAACCACCATCAATGCACCCACGGCAATCACGGCCGGAAATGCCAGCCTGGCCCAAAATAGCGGCGTACCCAGCATGACCGAAAGGTCCGGGCGCAAGCCATAGCCGATCAATAGCAGAATGAGAGCGCCGCCTGTGCTTATCACCATCGCCTGCCAGTAGCGGCTGGACACCATCATTGGGTCTGCAGCCCCTCCACTATTGCTTAGTAGGCTAACCAGATCATCTGTTTTCATGTTGTACCTCGTATTTTGGCAGCCAGGGCCTTCAGGCCTCGGTGTATGCCAACCTTTACCGCCGATTCCGACAGCCCTGTCTCGCGCGCGGCCTCGGCTACGCTCAAGCCCTTTAGCTTGACATGCACAATAGGCAGGCGGTAGCGATCCGGCAATTGCGACAGCAGTTTATCCAGATCGCGGCACGCCTGGGCAGCCTCGTGATCGGACTCGGAAAAAAGTTCCTGCTGCTGGCTGTCCAGCGGTTCGTTCCATGCTTCATACCGATAGCGACCGCGCAGATAGTCGGCCATTTTGTATCGGGCAATGGCATAGGTCCATGCGGTTAGCGGCTGTGCAGGCAAATAGGTATGCCGGGCGTTGTGCACCGCAATGAGAATTTCCTGCACGATATCCTCAATCTCGTCCGGAATATGACTTAACCGCCTGCGCAGGAAGGCACGCAAATTCCCTCCCAGAGCCTGCAGAAAGGCGTGATAACATTGGGAATCGCCGTCAAGTCCGGCCAGAAACAATGCCCTGAGCCGGCTCTCGGTCTCCTGCGCTTTCGCAGTCCGGGCGGTGCGATCCACCCCTTGCGCGCCAGGCCCTACCATTTTATGCAGATCGGGCCGAATGCAGCGCCGATGCCGGTTGTGATAAATATTGCCGTAATCTGCAGCACACTCCAGGAGGGAACCGGCATATCCGGACAATACAGGGCATAGATGAGCACACCCTGCGCACCGGCCAGTAAACCTGCTGCAGCGCCGGACAGAGCAAGGCGAGTGGGAGCAAGTCCTTTCATGGCATGGATCATGGCAATAAAGGAAGGAACGGAAAGTAACATAGTATTGCCTATTGTCGTGCCCCACAAGTTCCTGCTGGAAACCAGTTTCAAGCGATATTCAGCAGGTGCAGCCATAATAAAAATATCACACCCAGCATCATCGTGAGCATGGGTAAGAGGGTCATCAGCCACGCCGAGGTAATCGCGACACCTGGCCGCACCAGACGCTCCGCCAGCGTGACGGCGACGGCAATCATTGCCAGCGGAAACGCCAAACGCAACCAAAACAGCGGCGTCAATATCTGTTCCGGCATATCGCTGCTGACACCGAACACCACTACAAGCAGAACCGCTCCACCAATCAGCCCCAGCAAATGTGCCCGGGCCAGACGCTTGCCAACTGCATCTGCCCGTACCGGCTTTAGGTTTAGCGCCAGTATTGCAATCAGATCTTCTGTTCTCATACTCGCTGCATCATCATCGGGACCGCAGCCTGCGGTCGCCCAGCAAATAATCAACGGACAGCCGCCCCGGTCCAAAGGCGGCAATGGCCAGCGCTATTGCCACCCAGGTCAGATGAACAGGCCAGCCCTCGGGCACGGTTATCTGAATGACGATTGTCATCAAGACAATCCCCAGGGCGGCAAGCCGGGTGCCCAGACCAAGGATCAGTAGCAACGGCAGGAAAACTTCGCCGCACGCAGCCAGAAAGGCCACCAGAGCAGGGGCCGGGAAGGCGTATGGGCCACCAGGCAGGTGCAGTCGAAATTCATCAGTAAACAGATAAATTACCGTCTCGTTCAATTGCAGGAAGTCGTCCCACTTGAGCAGGCCGGACTTCAAAAACGGCACGGCGATGGCAAGGCGCAACAGCATTTGCACCAGCCATGGTTGCGCGATCCACTCCACCCGCCTGATCACCCGGTCCAGCCGGTTAGACGGCCCCACCGTTAAAGTGGCAGATTCAGTTTGATATTCTGACATAGCCATCACATCTCCAGATTTATGCCGGTGAACACGCCCGCCGTGATCATTGCCGCCAGATTGCCCGACAGGTCAAACTCAGGAGCCTGTTCAAATGCCTTGCTTGCGGACACCCCCAGGGATAGGCCCTGTAGCAATGAGGATAAAAAGACAGCGCCGCCAGCGGGCAGACGTGACACAATAACCTCCTGCTCCGGGCGCGTAATGAGCGCATCCTCCGCTGCGCTCGACTTCATAGAAGACACGGGCCCCTCGCGCCTGTTCATGACAAAAATGGCGACCGCCGGATAAATCGAACGCACGATCCGCGCGGCAGGATGCGCGCAAAACCGCAAGTCTGCCAGTGCGGCCGGCGGCACGGCAGTCAGTGCCCTGGCAACCATTACCGGCCTGTCAGCCGCGTGATAGGCGTCAAGCCACGCACGCTCGATACGAGCCGTATCGGCCAGCCAGGGCATGTCCTGCGCGAACTCATAAGACTCAATAAAGTCGGGAAAACTGCGCCCGTACTCGAACAACAGGGGAGACTCAGGCGGCAGAGCACGTACATAAAAGCGCGCCATCGCACGGAAAAACGCCGTGCCGGTAATCCGCTGCACTGCAGGGTAGACCGCCGCCAGTGCGTCGATCAGACTCACAGTCACATTGTTTCGATAAACGTTGTATCGGCTCTGCACCCCCTTGCCTGCGCCAACCATCATGTCTTCTGGCACGGGAAAATCAGGCCTGAACAGGCCCGTGCTGAATGCTTCTGCATAGTCATATGCCATAACCCGCCTCTTCATACAGGGAATCGTTCGATGTAGCACATGCGAGCAGGCAATCGCGCACCTGCAGTCTGTGCGCTTCCAGAACAGGCCAGGCCGGTAAACGGCTGTCCCACTCGACCAATGTCGGCACAAGCCCCGTACTGGCAATGACCTGCTTATATAAATCCCATACCGCAGGCGCCACTTCAGCATCATGACTATCGATAAGCAATGGCTGCCCTTCATCATCCTCCTGCGCGCAATGGCCGGCCAGATGAATTTGCCCGACCCGATCTAACGGAAAATCAGCAAGATAGGTCTCTGCACTAAAGCCATGATTGATTGCAGATACATAGACATTATTGATATCCAGCAACAGACCGCAACCCGTGCGACGCGCAACCTCGCGCAGAAACCCGGTTTCGCTCATCTCGGATGACGCATATTGAATATAGGTGGCCGGGTTTTCAATCAGCAGTGATCGGCCTATCGCAACCTGGACCTGATCGATATGATCACAGACGGTGTGTAGCGTATCGGACGTGTAAGGCAAGGGCAACAAGTCGTTGTAAAACGTGTTGTCATAAGCTGACCAGGCCAGATGTTCGGATACCAATAGCGGCTCACAGCGGCGCACGAGATCGGCAAACCGGCGCAAATGGTTGGAATCCAGCACTTGCGGTCCGCCAATCGACATGCATACACCGTGAACGGACAGCGGATAATCCCGGCGGATGGCCGCCAGCGCCTGTTGCGGCGGCCCGCCCTCCCCCATATAGTTCTCCGCATGAACTTCAAAGAACGCATCCGTCAGCGTATCCTGCTGTATCGCCCGCAGATGTTCATGCTTGAAACTGACGCCGGCCAGCAGCCGTGTCGTCGCGCCGGCAGGAAGGGATCGACCGCTCATGCCGTCGAACGTGACTGCAGGGGAGTGCTCTGGAAAATCGTACACGGTCGTCCTCTCCGGCTGCCTGGATCAGGCCTTGACGGGCATTAAAGAACCGTGACCACCGCCAGGGACCTCAATTTTGCTGCACGTGCCGGCCTGAACGAATTTCCAGGCGTTGCCCTGAAAGTCCTGGGTGGATGTACCCTGGCAAGTCGTGCCAGGACCGGCGGCGCAGTCGTTTTGGCCCTTCAGCGCAACGCCGTAACATTTTTCTTTTTTCGCGGCAACAGCGGCATCGGCTTCCGCTTTGGTTAGCGGCGCGGCATGAACCGCAGAGGCGAGCATACCGGCAACGGCGCTGGCGAGCAAAGTGGAAGTAACCGTAAATTTAGCGGACATGAATTTCTCCTGAGGTTGAAGTAAGCTGCATCCCTAGCGGACACATTAGTTAGTTCGACCGCAACACGGATTTGGTTACACCGCAGGAAAAATTTTTTTTTGACTTGAATTGCGCTTGTGACTGCCGGCCTCAGCAGCCATGCCGATGACCAGGATGGCTGCTACACAATAAGGAGCCACAAGCGTGCTTATAAGAGCGCGCTTATAAATGAGCGATGAGGAAGGAATGCCCCAAAACCAGCCACCGGAACGGTGGCCGATATAGTAAGGGCGGCTCTTTAAAGCGGCTCTGAAGAACGTAAAACGACTCAGAACAACGACGGCTCAGAACAACGGCCGCTCAGGACATCGAGCCGGGGCTGATTCAGGAGTAGCGTTTTTCCAGCTCATCCCATTCAGGCTTGCTCACCAGACGCTGCCGCTCGGAAAAAGACGCCACCAGCCCGCTGGACTCCTGCACTTCCTTCTCATCGCGCAGCACCGTCAGGGTTTTCTGCATGCCGGCAACCGCGCCCTGCAGGGCTGCGTTGGCATACAACACGATGCCGAAACCCAGTTCGGCCAGTTGATCAGCATTGAAAATAGGCGTGCGGCCACCAATCACCATGTTCATCAGTTGCGGCTTGGCCAGTCGCTGGGGAAGCGCACGCACTTGCTCGGCTTCGGTGACGGCTTCCACAAACAGAATGTCGGCGCCGGCTTCGGCGAACTTCTGGGCGCGCTCGATGGCGGCTTCAAAACCATGAGTGGCCGCCGCATCGGTACGCGCCATAATCAGAAAGTCCGGATCCTGACGCGCATCGACCGCCGCCTTGATCTTGCTGACCGCTTCTTCAGTAGAGATCACTTCCTTACCGGAAAAATGACCACAACGCTTGGGCGCGACCTGATCTTCCAGCTGAATGCAGTCTGCGCCGGCACGCTCCAGTACCCTGACGGTATGACGAACGTTCAGCGCGTTGCCAAAGCCTGTGTCGGCATCAACGATCAGCGGTACATCTACGGCGTCGCGGATCCTTGCTGTGTGATCGGCGATTTCGTGTAAACCCATGAACCCCTGATCCGGCATGCCAAACCACATATTGGTCACGCCCGCACCCGTTACATAAATGGCCTGAAAGCCAAGATCGGCGATCACTTTGGCAGACAAGGCATTAAATGCGCCCGGAACAATAATGCCACGGCGCGCTTCGACGAGTGATCTGAGTTGCTTTCTTGTCGACATGCAGTAAATCCTTCTTTAACAATATTAAAAATTAATCAATTTTCTGGCGTTCTCAAAACGCATCGCCCGGGACGCGCACAAAGCCTTCCATCAGGACACGAGCGCTACGGCTCATCAGCGCCTTCTTCACGGCCCACTGGCCGGCCTCTTGAACCGCCTGCGCACCCACCCGCAACGTGCCGGAGGGATGACCGAAGGTCACAGACTCACGTTCTCCACCGCCCGCCGCGAGATTGACCAGCGTGCCAGGAATCGCCGCAGCCGTACCGATGGCCACGGCTGCGGTGCCCATCATCGCATGATGCAATTTACCCATGGAGAGCGCCCGCACAACCAGATCAATATTGTCGGCGGACACCTGCTTGCCGCTGGAGGCAGCGTAATCCGCAGGCTCACCCACAAAAGCCACTTTAGGCGTGTGCTGACGTCTTTCGGCTTCCTCAAGGTTGGCGATAAGGCCCATGCGCAGTGCGCCATATGCGCGAATGGTTTCAAACATAGCCAGCGTATCGGTGTTGCTGTTGATCGCGTCCTGCAACTCTGTGCCGGTAAAACCAATGTCACGCGCATTCACAAACACAGTTGGAATACCGGCGTTGATCATGGTTGCCTGCAACTTACCCACCCCGGGCACATCCAGCTCGTCTACCACATTGCCGGTTGGAAACATGGCACCGCCCGCGCCGTCTTCGTCTGCGGCCGGGTCCAGGAATTCGAGCTGCACTTCAGCTGCCGGGAAGGTCACGCCATCCAGTTCAAAATCGCCCGTCTCCTGTACTTCACCATTGGTGATGGGTACATGCGACACGATGGTTTTGCCGATATTGGCCTGCCAGATATTTACAGTGGCAACGCCGTTGGACGGGATACGATCGGCATCGATCAATCCATTGCTGATGGCAAACGGCCCTACGGCCGCAGAAAGGTTGCCGCAATTGCCGCTCCAGTCGATGAAGGGTTTATCGATAGACACCTGGCCAAACAAATAATCGACATCGTGACCGGCACGCTCGCTTTTGGACAGAATCACAATCTTACTGGTGCTTGAGGTCGCGCCGCCCATGCCGTCGGTTTGCTTGCCGTAAGGATCCGGGCTGCCGATCACGCGCAGCAGCAGTGCGTCGCGCGCGGCACCAGGCGTCTGTGCGGCGTCGGGCAGATCACTCAGCCGAAAAAAGACGCCTTTGCTGGTACCACCACGCATATAAGTGGCGGCGATTTTAATCTGAGGTGCATGTGTCATTGCGTTTTCCATAGGTGTCATTGTGCCTGGCTGGCGACGGGCGATTCAATGAAATCCTGCGCGAAGCGTTGCAGAACGCCGCCTGCGTCATAAATAGAGACTTCTTCGGCAGTATCCAGGCGGCAAGTGACCGGCACTTCCAGGCGTTCGCCATTTTTACGATGAATCACAAGTGTCAGTGTTGAACGCGGTTCGGGCTTGCCGAGCACATCGTAGGTTTCCGTGCCATCAATGTTCAGCGTCTGGCGATTAACGCCCGGCTTGAATTGCAGCGGCAATACGCCCATACCCACCAGATTGGTCCGGTGAATGCGCTCGAAGCCTTCCGCCACAATGGCTTCCACACCCGCAAGACGCACACCCTTGGCGGCCCAGTCGCGCGAAGAACCCTGGCCGTAGTCTGCCCCCGCCACGATAATCAGCGGCTGCTTGCGTTCCATATAGGTTTCGATGGCTTCCCACATGCGCACCACTTTACCTTCCGGCTCAATACGTGCCAGGGATCCTTGTTTGATCGCGCCGTTTTCCTGCACCATTTCATTGAGCAGCTTGGGGTTGGCGAACGTGGCCCGCTGCGCAGTCAGATGATCGCCGCGATGCGTCGCGTAAGAGTTAAAGTCCTCTTGCGGCAGCCCCATCTTGGCCAGATATTCCCCGGCAGCGCTGTTGGGCAGGATGGCGTTAGATGGCGACAAATGGTCTGTGGTAATGTTGTCACCCAGCACCGCCAGCGGGCGCATGCCCTTAAGCGTACGCTCGCCTGCC of the Advenella mimigardefordensis DPN7 genome contains:
- a CDS encoding isocitrate lyase/PEP mutase family protein, whose amino-acid sequence is MSTRKQLRSLVEARRGIIVPGAFNALSAKVIADLGFQAIYVTGAGVTNMWFGMPDQGFMGLHEIADHTARIRDAVDVPLIVDADTGFGNALNVRHTVRVLERAGADCIQLEDQVAPKRCGHFSGKEVISTEEAVSKIKAAVDARQDPDFLIMARTDAAATHGFEAAIERAQKFAEAGADILFVEAVTEAEQVRALPQRLAKPQLMNMVIGGRTPIFNADQLAELGFGIVLYANAALQGAVAGMQKTLTVLRDEKEVQESSGLVASFSERQRLVSKPEWDELEKRYS
- a CDS encoding MFS transporter; protein product: MTETDKNVTLLRIPGVAALMWVVALGIGSFSILLPLSPDWAIRGGASEAAAGSVTAILMAFTILTQLSVNRALKRFGWGPLLATGLLALGAPALLQATSSALSVILLSSAIRGIGFGILTVSGATAIALLVPAARRGAAVGIYGLAVAGPQLVLVSSAPILEQLMGKLVVTLIATLPVLGLFWTQALGRLLNERSTQQHTSAMHASTHSKSTFAVISPVLLSLVIVTSSGGAILTFASQITADASSATIALLCLTGFATPTRWALGSMSDRYPARYLIFGLALACCLGMAALGASVHTANTSWGLTALYLGSTLLGISYGGMQSATLVCAYQLAGNSRLAQVSVLWNVTFDLGTGVGAMLTGIIAASTGFAAAFAFLSVAAALSAMIILISLRPAKV
- a CDS encoding sigma-70 family RNA polymerase sigma factor: MVGPGAQGVDRTARTAKAQETESRLRALFLAGLDGDSQCYHAFLQALGGNLRAFLRRRLSHIPDEIEDIVQEILIAVHNARHTYLPAQPLTAWTYAIARYKMADYLRGRYRYEAWNEPLDSQQQELFSESDHEAAQACRDLDKLLSQLPDRYRLPIVHVKLKGLSVAEAARETGLSESAVKVGIHRGLKALAAKIRGTT
- the prpF gene encoding 2-methylaconitate cis-trans isomerase PrpF — encoded protein: MTHAPQIKIAATYMRGGTSKGVFFRLSDLPDAAQTPGAARDALLLRVIGSPDPYGKQTDGMGGATSSTSKIVILSKSERAGHDVDYLFGQVSIDKPFIDWSGNCGNLSAAVGPFAISNGLIDADRIPSNGVATVNIWQANIGKTIVSHVPITNGEVQETGDFELDGVTFPAAEVQLEFLDPAADEDGAGGAMFPTGNVVDELDVPGVGKLQATMINAGIPTVFVNARDIGFTGTELQDAINSNTDTLAMFETIRAYGALRMGLIANLEEAERRQHTPKVAFVGEPADYAASSGKQVSADNIDLVVRALSMGKLHHAMMGTAAVAIGTAAAIPGTLVNLAAGGGERESVTFGHPSGTLRVGAQAVQEAGQWAVKKALMSRSARVLMEGFVRVPGDAF
- a CDS encoding DoxX family protein, yielding MSEYQTESATLTVGPSNRLDRVIRRVEWIAQPWLVQMLLRLAIAVPFLKSGLLKWDDFLQLNETVIYLFTDEFRLHLPGGPYAFPAPALVAFLAACGEVFLPLLLILGLGTRLAALGIVLMTIVIQITVPEGWPVHLTWVAIALAIAAFGPGRLSVDYLLGDRRLRSR
- a CDS encoding DMT family transporter, giving the protein MLNIYLILAISICAETLATTMMKASHGFTQLGPSIVVVIGYAISFYGLSQVVKTMNIGIAYAIWGGMGIFLVSIMSFLIYKQRLDLPAIVGMLFIALGIVIIQLFSKSVTH
- a CDS encoding BufA1 family periplasmic bufferin-type metallophore, with the translated sequence MSAKFTVTSTLLASAVAGMLASAVHAAPLTKAEADAAVAAKKEKCYGVALKGQNDCAAGPGTTCQGTSTQDFQGNAWKFVQAGTCSKIEVPGGGHGSLMPVKA
- a CDS encoding HvfC/BufC N-terminal domain-containing protein — protein: MKRRVMAYDYAEAFSTGLFRPDFPVPEDMMVGAGKGVQSRYNVYRNNVTVSLIDALAAVYPAVQRITGTAFFRAMARFYVRALPPESPLLFEYGRSFPDFIESYEFAQDMPWLADTARIERAWLDAYHAADRPVMVARALTAVPPAALADLRFCAHPAARIVRSIYPAVAIFVMNRREGPVSSMKSSAAEDALITRPEQEVIVSRLPAGGAVFLSSLLQGLSLGVSASKAFEQAPEFDLSGNLAAMITAGVFTGINLEM
- the bufB gene encoding MNIO family bufferin maturase, with protein sequence MSGRSLPAGATTRLLAGVSFKHEHLRAIQQDTLTDAFFEVHAENYMGEGGPPQQALAAIRRDYPLSVHGVCMSIGGPQVLDSNHLRRFADLVRRCEPLLVSEHLAWSAYDNTFYNDLLPLPYTSDTLHTVCDHIDQVQVAIGRSLLIENPATYIQYASSEMSETGFLREVARRTGCGLLLDINNVYVSAINHGFSAETYLADFPLDRVGQIHLAGHCAQEDDEGQPLLIDSHDAEVAPAVWDLYKQVIASTGLVPTLVEWDSRLPAWPVLEAHRLQVRDCLLACATSNDSLYEEAGYGI
- a CDS encoding DUF1109 domain-containing protein, which codes for MKTDDLVSLLSNSGGAADPMMVSSRYWQAMVISTGGALILLLIGYGLRPDLSVMLGTPLFWARLAFPAVIAVGALMVVARLARPGVSVGRSWTVMALPVIVVIVAAVLTLGLAPASERLSMVLGATWRSCPFNIAFLSIPGFIANFWLLRNMAPTRLRVAGAAAGLLAGSAATIVYCLHCPEMEVAFWAVWYIAGMLIPAVIGAVLAPRLLRW